The following proteins are co-located in the Eublepharis macularius isolate TG4126 chromosome 5, MPM_Emac_v1.0, whole genome shotgun sequence genome:
- the SNRPE gene encoding small nuclear ribonucleoprotein E yields the protein MAYRGQGQKVQKVMVQPINLIFRYLQNRSRIQVWLYEQVNMRIEGCIIGFDEYMNLVLDDAEEIHSKTKSRKQLGRIMLKGDNITLLQSVSN from the exons ATGGCGTACCGCGGGCAGGGTCAAAAGGTCCAGAAAGTGATGGTCCAGCCCATC AACCTCATCTTCAGATATCTGCAGAAT AGGTCCAGAATTCAAGTTTGGCTGTATGAACAGGTGAACATGCGGATAGAAGGGTGTATTATT GGATTTGATGAGTACATGAATCTGGTGCTGGATGATGCTGAGGAGATCCACTCCAAGACAAAATCAAGGAAACAGTTGG GTCGAATCATGTTAAAGGGGGACAATATTACTCTTCTACAAAGTGTTTCTAACTAG